The Bacteroidales bacterium genome segment TGCACCCGAAGCCATGGTGAGCATTGATGAAAATGAGCTACATTTCAGCAAGCATCCTGATCTTTCTCCATACAATGCAATTGGATTAGGCCCCGGATTGGGTGTTGCAAAAGAAACACAACAGGCTGTGAAATTGCTCATTCAGAATACAGGGGTTCCATTGCTTCTTGATGCGGATGCTTTAAATATCCTTGCTGAAAACAAAACCTGGATTTCATTTTTACCTCAAAAAAGTATATTAACACCCCATCCAAAAGAATTTGAGCGCCTGTTCGGGAAAACCCACAACGAATTTGAACGCAATAAGCAGCAGCGAGAATTTTCGGTTTTGCATCATGTTTATATTGTGCTTAAAGGCGCCAACACCTGCATTTCTACCCCGGAGGGAAAATGTTTTTTCAACACCACCGGCAACCCGGGGATGGCCACAGGTGGCAGTGGTGATGTGCTGACAGGAATTATTCTTGGGCTGCTGGCGCAGAATTATCACCCTCAGCAAGCTTGTATACTCGGTGTTTACCTGCATGGCCTTGCCGGCGACATGGCAGCAAGGAAATACTCCCGGGAAGCCATGATCGCAGGTGATATCATTGGATCATTGGGAAAATCATTTTTAAAGCTGAGGAAGTTTTAATCGGCTGATTAAACAATGGTAATTAGACTTAATATTTCTATTGATGAATTTTCATTTCAGGTAATCATTCACAGCTTTTGAAATGCCTTTCTTTACCTGGCTCCATGTTTGACCTTTTAAACTCACCGGTGCCTCACTATCTTCAGCTTCACTAAAGTAAGTTATGGCATGCGGAATGCTAATAGCAAGCATCTGGTTTGGAAATTTCTGTTTGTGCCAATCCATGAGTTGTTGCAAAGGGAAATGTTTCAGCAATTCGAACAATTCCAAAAATCCTTTTTATTAGCTCTACCTAAGATAGCCTGGATTTTCATCGCTGAAATATCACCTATGCTGCATAATCTGATACCATCTTCAACTTCAACAGGTGAAATATTTCCATGAGGAAAATGAACAAAATCCACCTTTACATTTCCAATGAAACAAAAAATCCCAACACTTGAATGTACAACTCTAAGATTGAACTTTTCTCCGAATACTGGCTCCAACTTTTGTACGATGAATTGTTGGTCAAATTTCTCATGAGAAAATAAATCAAGATCAATAGAAGTACGATGGCCAAAACGCAGTGAAAGTGCGGTACCTCCGACCAGATAAAACTGCTTAAGTGATGGTAATTCCATCAGCTTCTTTAATAAGGAAAAAGTGTTGGGGTCAATTGCCTTTGCTTGTAACATCTAAATTCACTTATTGGTAAATCAAATAAGGCGCTTACAAATTGAAGGGTATGTTCAGACAGAAACTTTGCATTCATTAAAACTTTTGTAACTTTCAAGTCTCCATAATATCGGCGACATGTACGAATGTCCTCCACATCACCACGATCAAAAACCCGCTCAATCACAAAATTGGCTCTTTTATCAACATCTAAGTTGTCAAAATTGATGTCCCAAAAAATACGCTTGTCAAATTGTGGTTTTGAGAGTTTTTCCATGGTGCAAAATTACTAATCCTGATTGAAATAACCCCCGGCCGACTAAAAATTATTACTAATCGCTTACCTTCCAGGGCCTATTTACGTATCTTCGCCGCTCAAAAAAAATTAAGTTCACATGAACAGCACTGATCAATTCAAAGTACTTGCCGAACAATTTGGCGATTTCAGAATACTTCGTTACCAGGTTCCCGGCTTTGAGCAACTGCCATTGAAAAAGAAAGAGTTGCTGTATTACCTTTACGAGGCTGCCCTTGCCGGACGCGATATCATCTGGGATCAAAACTACCGGTACAATCTCTTAATTCGCCGAACGCTTGAGCAAATCGTAAACCATTACCAGGGTGACCGAAATTGCGGGAAATGGGAAAAATTCATGATTTATGTGAAACGGGTCTGGTTTTCCAACGGCATCCATCATCACAACTCAATGGATAAATTCGTACCGGAAATTTCAACCGGCTACTTCCGGGAACTGATCGGCTGTATCCCTTTTGAAGATTTTGCTGAATATTTTGTGAACCCGGATGAGTTCACCGAAAAAATCATCCCTCTAATTTTCGACCCACAAATCGATAGCAAAAGGGTGTCGCTGGAAAGTGGAGTTGATTTGATTACTGCTTCGGCCAACAATTTTTATGAAGGGTTGACTCAAACTGAAGTAGAGGCGTTTTACGCCAAAATGGTCATACCCGGAGAGCAGAAACCCATTTCTTATGGTCTGAATTCAAAATTGGTCAAAGAGAACGACAGCATAGTTGAAAAAGTTTGGGCAGTTGGTGGAATGTACACTCAAGCGATGGATCAAATTGTTGTCTGGCTTGAAAAAGCTTTATCAGTGGCTGAGTCGCCAACCCAGGAGGCCGCGTTGAAAAAACTGGTTGAATTCTATCAAACCGGCGACCTGAAGTTGTTCGATGAATATTGTATCCTGTGGTTAAATGATGTGGCATCGGATGTGGATGTGGTTAATGGTTTCATCGAAGTATACGGTGACCCGCTTGGGCGGAAGGCCACTTTTGAGTCGGTGGTTTCAATCCGTGACCCGGAAGCAACCCGACGCGCCAGAATCATTAGCGAGAATGCACAATGGTTCGAAGACAATTCTCCTATTCCGGTAGAATACAAAAAAGAAGTGGTGACCGGCATATCAGCGCGGGGCATTCATGTTGTTGTGGAATCAGGTGATTGTTCACCGGCCTCTCCTATTGGCATTAACCTGCCAAATGCTGACTGGATAAGGGCGGAACACGGATCGAAGTCGGTTTCGCTGATCAATATTATGTCCGCTTACAATGAAGCCTCCAAAGAATCAGGGGCACTCGAGGAGTTTTCCTGGTCGGAAAAGGAAGTGGAAATCGCCAGAAAATGGGGAAGCATTGCCACCGTTTTGCATGTTGACTTACATGAAATTATTGGGCATGGATCAGGAACGCTTAAAAAAGGTGTACCTTCCGACGCCCTGAAAAATTATGCCTCAACCATCGAGGAAGCGCGCGCCGACCTGTTTGCCCTTTATTTTGCCATTGACCCAAAACTTCTGGAACTTGGTCTGATGCCTGAACTTGAAGTGGGATACGCCGAATACAATTCATTCATCACCGGAGGATTAATGACTCAACTGGTTAGGGTTGAACCTGGCAAAAATATCGAAGAATCGCACATGCGCAACCGCCAATTGATCGCCGGATGGGTCTATGAAAAAGGTTTACCTGAAAATGTGATCGAGAAAAAAAACCGTGACGGAAAAACCTTTTTCGTGATCAACGATTATCAGAAACTCAGAGCATTGTTTGGACAATTATTATATGATATTCAACGTATTAAATCAGAAGGTGATCTGGTAGGCGCCAAACAACTGGTCGAAAATTATGGGGTAAAAGTTGATCCGGCACTTCATGATGAAGTGTTAAAAAGATGGAAGGAACTTAAGATTGCTACTTACTCGGGATTCATCAATCCAAAATTATCACCGGTTTACAAAAATGGTAAAATTGATGAAGTAAACATCAGTTATCCGTATTATTTCGATGAACAAATGCTCGAATATGCAGAAAATTACGTCTTTTTACCCCTCATAAACTAACCTTCCATTTGATTGTCCTTTTACCTGAAACCCTTTGCTCACGGACAATGGCAATGATAAACCAATAATTTGTTCTTTCATGTTACTTGTTAATTGTAAATGTTGTTCTATATTTGCACCCTCAAAATTTTAAGGTAATCTAATTTGAAGTAATTATTATTCAAAATCAATTTACACATGCAAAACAAAGGATTTATCAAGGGCATTGCCATTCTGTTTGCTCTGGTTTGTTTGTTTCACTTATCCTTTACCTTTGTTACATCAAGGGTTGAGAAGAAAGCAAGTGCATATGCACACAGTGCTGAAACAAATAGATTGGCCAGTGTTCTTACGGGGGGTGATGTGGCCAGGCAGCAATATGTTTACGACTCCATATCAAGAGCCAGAGAAACCTACTTCCTTGACTCCATGTCGGGTCAGGTAGTTTACAATATTCTGCTCAGAAAATATACCTTCAGGGAAGTAAAAGAACGCGAACTGAACCTGGGTCTCGACCTTAAAGGCGGGATGAACGTCACTCTTCAGGTTGCAGTTGCTGATATTATTGTTGCCTTATCAGGCAACAGCCAGAATCCGACTTTCCAGCAGGCCATCGAATTGGCAAAGTTGAAAGAAAGATCAAGTCAGGATGATTTCGTTACATTGTTTGGAGACGCTATTGAGGAGATTGATCCCAATTTCCAGCTGGCATCCATTTTCATGGCCGAATTCAAAGACCAGATCACGTTTAACTCAACCAATGCCGATGTTTTAAATGTGCTTAGCATTGAAACTGATCAGGCCATTGACCGCACCTTTAATATTCTTCGTTCACGTATTGACAGGTTTGGAGTAACACAACCCAACATTCAGCGCCTTCAAACTGCCGGCAGGATTTTGGTAGAGCTTCCGGGGATCAAGGAGCCGGAACGTGTCAGAAAATTGCTGCAGGGAACTGCCCAGTTGGAATTCTGGGAAACCTACACTTTTCCTGAAGTTTACACTTATTTTGAAACTGCTGACCAAAAACTGATCAGTGTGCTGAATTTGGCAGAAGTTGATACTGAAACCGATGAAACTTCAGAAACCAATGAAGCAGAAGCAGCTCAACCCACTTCGTCAGATACACTGGTCACTCCTGAAGACAATACTGACAGCATACAGGATACGTTGAGCTCAAAATTACTTGATGAAATTGGAGAAACAACTGCTGATCAGGAATCGAAATCAGTCGAAGAAATTGCCAAGACTAATCCATTGTTTGCTTATTTACGGCCAAACTTACAACAAACTGAAAGCGGGGGCTGGCAACCGGCCAACACTGCCACTGTTGGGTTTGCTGAAATCAAGGATACCGCCAGAATTAACGATTATCTGAGGAGAGTTGATGAAATTTTCCCGAGAAACCTCAAGCTTGCATGGAAGATAAAACCTGAAAAATGGGCGCCCGGACTACTTGAACTTGTTGCGCTGAAGGTTACATCACGCGATGGAACACCGCCACTTGACGGGGGTGTGATTGTTGACGCACGTCAGGATTTTGAACCCACCAGTGGAAGAGTTGAGGTTACCATGACCATGAACTCGGAAGGTGCAAGAATCTGGCGCAGGCTTACCGGTGACAATATTGGTCGACAGGTCGCCATTGTGCTTGATGATTATGTGTATTCAGCGCCCAATGTTAATGACGAAATCCCCAGCGGCCGCTCATCCATCACCGGAAATTTTGAAGTGGCAGAAGCTCAGGATTTGGCAAACATCCTCAAAGCCGGTAAACTTCCTGCACCCGCAAGAATTGTTGAAGAAGCTGTTGTTGGCCCTTCACTCGGGCAAGTTGCTGTTACCAATGGCCTCACCTCATTTATTATCGCATTTTTCCTCGTACTGATCTACATGATCCTTTACTATAACAGAGCCGGCTGGGTTGCTGACCTTGCATTGCTTGTCAATATCCTTTTCATTTTCGGGATACTTGCCTCATTGGGAGCTGTTCTTACACTGCCCGGTATTGCCGGTATCGTTCTTACACTCGGTATGGCTGTGGATGCCAACGTGATCATTTTTGAGCGCGTGAAAGAGGAGGTCAGGGCAGGTAAAGGGATGAAGTTAGCCATCAGCGATGGTTTTAAAAATGCTTATTCAGCCATCATCGACGGTAACGTTACCACTCTGCTTACAGCCATTGTACTCTATACGTTTGGAACCGGACCTGTCCAGGGTTTTGCGACTACGCTGATTATCGGTATTCTTTCATCATTGTTCACGGCAATTCTTATTTCAAGAATCATTTTTGATCATTTTCTGTCAAAAAACAAAGCAATTGCTTTTGGTAACAAAATTACAATCAACGCCTTATCGTCAGTAAATATTGACTTCCTTGGAATGAGAAAAAAAGCTTACATCTTATCCGCTGCGATCATAATTATTGGTCTGGCTTCCATAGCCATCAGAGGAGTAAACTATGGTGTGGATTTCTCAGGTGGTAGAACCTATGTGATTCGTTTTGATCAACCGGTGAATACCAATGAAATAAGAGCAGCGCTCGTTGCCCCCTTTGAGCAGCAACCTGAAGTAAAAACCTTTGGCCCAAGCTCCCAGGTAAAAATCACAACCAAATACAGAATTGACGACGATTCGCCGGCAGTTGACTCTATCATCCAGCGCAAGTTGTATGAGAGTCTTTCCGTTTTTTACACCGATAAAAACTTAACTTACCAGGATTTTGTTGCTGATACGGATCAGGAAAAACTCACGGGAATTTTAAGTTCACAAAAGGTAGGACCAACTATTGCCTCCGACATCAGGAACAGGGCTGTTATGGCCGTAATTTTTGCATTGATCGTGATCTTTATTTATATCGCCATAAGATTTAAGCGTTGGCAATTCGGGCTTTCCGGTGTACTTGCCTTATTCC includes the following:
- a CDS encoding nucleotidyl transferase AbiEii/AbiGii toxin family protein → MLQAKAIDPNTFSLLKKLMELPSLKQFYLVGGTALSLRFGHRTSIDLDLFSHEKFDQQFIVQKLEPVFGEKFNLRVVHSSVGIFCFIGNVKVDFVHFPHGNISPVEVEDGIRLCSIGDISAMKIQAILGRANKKDFWNCSNC
- a CDS encoding dihydrofolate reductase, whose protein sequence is MNSTDQFKVLAEQFGDFRILRYQVPGFEQLPLKKKELLYYLYEAALAGRDIIWDQNYRYNLLIRRTLEQIVNHYQGDRNCGKWEKFMIYVKRVWFSNGIHHHNSMDKFVPEISTGYFRELIGCIPFEDFAEYFVNPDEFTEKIIPLIFDPQIDSKRVSLESGVDLITASANNFYEGLTQTEVEAFYAKMVIPGEQKPISYGLNSKLVKENDSIVEKVWAVGGMYTQAMDQIVVWLEKALSVAESPTQEAALKKLVEFYQTGDLKLFDEYCILWLNDVASDVDVVNGFIEVYGDPLGRKATFESVVSIRDPEATRRARIISENAQWFEDNSPIPVEYKKEVVTGISARGIHVVVESGDCSPASPIGINLPNADWIRAEHGSKSVSLINIMSAYNEASKESGALEEFSWSEKEVEIARKWGSIATVLHVDLHEIIGHGSGTLKKGVPSDALKNYASTIEEARADLFALYFAIDPKLLELGLMPELEVGYAEYNSFITGGLMTQLVRVEPGKNIEESHMRNRQLIAGWVYEKGLPENVIEKKNRDGKTFFVINDYQKLRALFGQLLYDIQRIKSEGDLVGAKQLVENYGVKVDPALHDEVLKRWKELKIATYSGFINPKLSPVYKNGKIDEVNISYPYYFDEQMLEYAENYVFLPLIN
- the secDF gene encoding protein translocase subunit SecDF, with translation MQNKGFIKGIAILFALVCLFHLSFTFVTSRVEKKASAYAHSAETNRLASVLTGGDVARQQYVYDSISRARETYFLDSMSGQVVYNILLRKYTFREVKERELNLGLDLKGGMNVTLQVAVADIIVALSGNSQNPTFQQAIELAKLKERSSQDDFVTLFGDAIEEIDPNFQLASIFMAEFKDQITFNSTNADVLNVLSIETDQAIDRTFNILRSRIDRFGVTQPNIQRLQTAGRILVELPGIKEPERVRKLLQGTAQLEFWETYTFPEVYTYFETADQKLISVLNLAEVDTETDETSETNEAEAAQPTSSDTLVTPEDNTDSIQDTLSSKLLDEIGETTADQESKSVEEIAKTNPLFAYLRPNLQQTESGGWQPANTATVGFAEIKDTARINDYLRRVDEIFPRNLKLAWKIKPEKWAPGLLELVALKVTSRDGTPPLDGGVIVDARQDFEPTSGRVEVTMTMNSEGARIWRRLTGDNIGRQVAIVLDDYVYSAPNVNDEIPSGRSSITGNFEVAEAQDLANILKAGKLPAPARIVEEAVVGPSLGQVAVTNGLTSFIIAFFLVLIYMILYYNRAGWVADLALLVNILFIFGILASLGAVLTLPGIAGIVLTLGMAVDANVIIFERVKEEVRAGKGMKLAISDGFKNAYSAIIDGNVTTLLTAIVLYTFGTGPVQGFATTLIIGILSSLFTAILISRIIFDHFLSKNKAIAFGNKITINALSSVNIDFLGMRKKAYILSAAIIIIGLASIAIRGVNYGVDFSGGRTYVIRFDQPVNTNEIRAALVAPFEQQPEVKTFGPSSQVKITTKYRIDDDSPAVDSIIQRKLYESLSVFYTDKNLTYQDFVADTDQEKLTGILSSQKVGPTIASDIRNRAVMAVIFALIVIFIYIAIRFKRWQFGLSGVLALFHDSLITISLFSIFYNVLPFNLEIDQAFIAALLTIIGYSINDTVIVFDRIREYVFLHPKKTLSTNINDGLNSTLGRTLNTAGTTLVVLLAIFIFGGEVIRGFTFALFMGILVGTYSSLFVASPIAYDMLMNKKKKKELK